The following coding sequences are from one Brassica oleracea var. oleracea cultivar TO1000 unplaced genomic scaffold, BOL UnpScaffold04002, whole genome shotgun sequence window:
- the LOC106321934 gene encoding uncharacterized protein LOC106321934, translated as MKSQKVVANGVATQAGVLQSDQRIGRRGRRQKTSNKVVGPSESTGKERESETLRSNGDVETKTLRQLQAEEDEEEKFQADLKKAVRQSLGSFPTIPAYLLYQPLGLFASVHSCLLSDSAFSPSQDTFFYFRCQ; from the exons ATGAAATCCCAAAAAG TAGTGGCTAATGGGGTAGCTACCCAAGCTGGTGTTTTACAATCTGATCAACGCATTGGGAGGAGGGGTAGACGCCAAAAAACTTCTAACAAGGTAGTTGGACCTTCTGAGAGCACCGGCAAGGAGAGAGAATCTGAAACTCTGCGTAGCAATGGTG ATGTGGAAACAAAGACATTAAGACAACTACAAGctgaagaggatgaagaagaaaagtttCAAGCAGACCTTAAAAAGGCAGTGCGTCAAAGCCTTGGTAGTTTCCCAACCATCCCTgcttatttattatatcaaccTTTGGGATTGTTTGCAAGTGTCCATTCTTGTCTATTGTCTGACTCAGCCTTCTCTCCATCTCAGGACAcgttcttttattttagatgTCAA